The following are from one region of the Granulimonas faecalis genome:
- a CDS encoding helix-turn-helix domain-containing protein, with the protein MAETIMRKRGTRGLWITPREARSLLVPVIIGDVDAAAVWTGTERVHILSAVIDGNDDAHSMGALRSLCRAYGLPLPVADGAPSARACLFAERLAFCMDALSLDKSEVVQRTGFTPQAVDSWLTASRQSPWTSSMNRMAKTLGVPPKDLYESKTPSQRLVKDIVKRAMRASGHTVMSLADRCGTAPATMNALIDGRCPVPLGTLDSISGVLGVAPSAMCEGMRDVSGEIEQAVAVLSSHARHLTGSQANRLADAMDTWYRVNDVSVVSLVGTGL; encoded by the coding sequence ATGGCCGAGACGATCATGAGGAAGCGGGGTACGCGCGGCCTCTGGATCACCCCTAGGGAGGCAAGGTCCCTCCTTGTCCCCGTCATCATCGGAGACGTCGACGCCGCGGCGGTATGGACGGGGACCGAGAGGGTCCACATCCTGTCCGCCGTCATCGACGGCAACGACGACGCCCACTCCATGGGGGCTCTGCGAAGCCTCTGCAGGGCCTACGGCCTGCCCCTCCCCGTCGCAGACGGGGCCCCGTCTGCCAGGGCGTGCCTGTTCGCCGAGCGCCTCGCGTTCTGCATGGACGCCCTGTCCCTGGACAAGAGCGAGGTCGTGCAGAGGACGGGCTTCACCCCCCAGGCGGTGGACAGCTGGCTTACCGCCTCCAGGCAGAGCCCCTGGACCTCCTCCATGAACCGCATGGCCAAGACCCTGGGGGTCCCCCCGAAGGACCTCTACGAGAGCAAGACCCCCTCCCAGCGCCTCGTGAAGGACATCGTGAAGAGGGCCATGAGGGCATCGGGCCACACCGTCATGTCCCTGGCGGACCGCTGCGGCACCGCCCCGGCCACCATGAATGCCCTGATCGACGGCCGCTGCCCGGTCCCCTTGGGCACCCTCGATTCGATCTCCGGGGTTCTCGGTGTCGCACCCTCGGCCATGTGCGAGGGCATGAGGGACGTCTCCGGCGAGATCGAGCAGGCCGTCGCCGTCCTGTCCTCCCACGCCAGGCACCTCACGGGCTCCCAGGCCAACCGCCTGGCCGACGCCATGGATACCTGGTACCGCGTGAACGACGTGTCGGTCGTCTCGCTCGTCGGCACGGGTCTGTGA
- a CDS encoding SANT/Myb-like DNA-binding domain-containing protein: MGQTERRPWDGREDSLIREHYPVHGKGWDGWGELLPGRSLEAISFRASRIGATRRPRWTAGEDRALRELAASGADDWASRLEGRSPEACLARAKALGIVPKRSRAPRWTPEETRTLLVLSLVHGQSWEGWAEALPGRNPSARRNRLARVASTGWSVEEDHCLILHYGTWGPRWTGWAKRLPGRSETSIRARAAFLGICHIVRRKGAAA; this comes from the coding sequence GTGGGACAGACGGAGCGAAGGCCCTGGGACGGGCGCGAGGACTCCCTGATCAGGGAGCACTACCCCGTCCACGGCAAGGGCTGGGACGGCTGGGGGGAGCTCCTGCCGGGCCGGAGCCTCGAGGCCATCTCCTTCCGGGCCAGCCGCATCGGGGCCACCCGCAGGCCCCGCTGGACGGCCGGGGAGGACAGGGCCCTGAGGGAGCTCGCCGCCTCCGGGGCCGACGACTGGGCCTCCCGCCTCGAGGGGCGCAGCCCCGAGGCATGCCTCGCTAGGGCCAAGGCCCTGGGCATCGTCCCCAAGAGGTCGAGGGCGCCCCGGTGGACCCCCGAGGAGACCCGCACCCTCCTGGTGCTCTCCCTCGTCCACGGCCAGTCCTGGGAGGGGTGGGCCGAGGCGCTGCCCGGAAGGAACCCGAGCGCCCGCAGGAACCGCCTCGCGAGGGTCGCCTCCACGGGGTGGTCCGTCGAGGAAGACCACTGCCTCATCCTCCACTACGGGACCTGGGGCCCGAGGTGGACCGGCTGGGCCAAGCGCCTCCCGGGGCGCAGCGAGACCTCGATCCGCGCCCGGGCGGCCTTCCTCGGGATCTGTCACATCGTTCGCAGGAAGGGAGCCGCGGCATGA
- the dnaN gene encoding DNA polymerase III subunit beta: MIVSVAPDALAAAVASVSKVTATVAETPVLAGVLLVADASGTLSVTGTDGLRSARLSVPAQVEEPGAAVVSARTLARVAKSLPGGVCSLEGSGAFLKVSSGRSRFSLQALPPKDFPAFPEVSPDSSAELPAEVLADLVGRVRRFASKDLSRPILCSVAVEVASGRLTLKATDGYRLAVASAGLADDGASFSALLPADALAEAVAMASGAEGLSVGRGGGQWVVSWRGGSYVCRLVEGCYPEAESLFPTTTSCTLGLPLGPFLDALSRVALVAKENPRVRLDVRASEGEVAVSAASGEVGDASDSVGCSVEGTPVAVGLNYRFLADALAAFDGREAVSLGMSGEMAPAVLSSPGSPEVRCLVMPTRL; this comes from the coding sequence ATGATCGTATCCGTGGCACCCGACGCCCTGGCCGCCGCCGTGGCCTCGGTGTCCAAGGTCACCGCCACCGTGGCCGAGACCCCGGTGCTCGCCGGCGTGCTCCTCGTCGCCGACGCCTCCGGGACCCTTTCCGTGACCGGCACCGACGGCCTTCGCTCGGCCAGGCTCTCCGTGCCCGCCCAGGTGGAGGAGCCTGGGGCTGCCGTGGTGTCCGCCAGGACCCTGGCGAGGGTGGCCAAGAGCCTTCCCGGCGGCGTCTGCTCCCTGGAGGGCTCGGGGGCCTTCTTGAAGGTCTCCTCCGGGCGCTCCCGGTTCAGCCTCCAGGCCCTACCCCCGAAGGACTTCCCGGCGTTTCCCGAGGTGTCCCCGGACTCGTCGGCGGAGCTTCCCGCGGAGGTCCTGGCAGACCTCGTCGGCCGGGTCCGCCGGTTCGCCTCCAAGGACCTGTCCCGGCCGATCCTGTGCTCGGTGGCCGTGGAGGTGGCCTCGGGGCGCCTCACCCTGAAGGCCACCGACGGCTACCGCCTGGCGGTGGCCTCGGCGGGGCTCGCAGACGATGGCGCCTCCTTCTCGGCCCTGCTTCCGGCCGACGCCCTGGCCGAGGCCGTGGCCATGGCCTCCGGGGCCGAGGGCCTGTCCGTGGGCCGCGGGGGAGGCCAGTGGGTGGTCTCCTGGCGGGGCGGCTCCTACGTGTGCCGCCTCGTGGAGGGGTGCTACCCCGAGGCGGAGAGCCTCTTCCCCACGACGACCTCCTGCACCCTGGGGCTCCCTTTGGGCCCCTTCCTCGACGCCCTGTCCCGGGTGGCCCTGGTGGCCAAGGAGAACCCCCGGGTGCGCCTGGACGTCCGCGCCTCAGAGGGGGAGGTGGCGGTCTCGGCCGCCAGCGGCGAGGTGGGGGACGCCTCGGACTCGGTGGGGTGCTCCGTGGAGGGCACGCCGGTGGCCGTGGGTCTCAACTATCGCTTCCTCGCCGACGCCCTGGCGGCCTTCGACGGCCGGGAGGCGGTGTCCCTGGGGATGTCCGGCGAGATGGCCCCGGCGGTGCTCTCCTCCCCGGGGTCCCCTGAGGTGCGCTGCCTCGTCATGCCTACCCGGCTCTGA
- a CDS encoding SpaA isopeptide-forming pilin-related protein has translation MFSPKSKIARAACVAGLSLSLVGGVCAPAVQALAAEGDHTVTVTSAQTHTYKLIKLFDGTFTTDAEGRLHMGDAKVSDEAVAKVLRNTLNTYAHDPKWETATDQQLADGIASLSEDEMQAFANSVAAGNVGGENYTPLASSTGSYVVGTAAGQSGTATLTAPSDGYYLIVSDPSSVWGKVGESGTQAVLTPVAGDTTVATKTEVPVLVKTVADNFAHDPDGREDWDKEFTKVSDFDIHNAGDIANVKDVRYKVEVSLPDIMGDMDSYPVTVHSTLGSGLKFGPNAKESWVSATLVNEDGSKTVPIQFSSDNISILNAVDGVGDEMVLDFGDVRKVLADAGVTPSEMGGYHIEYVYNGSRIIDGAEGNLDALLGSRTSLADPLVSTAYATYKPYTYGFMGGETNKTAEDQAKLYSYSLKVDKVDGDAEALKGAKFTLTEADGTVIGKDITAADDGTFTFTGLDSGVEYTLTETTVPAGHKAIDPIKFKIAATVSAEGDEITAISATETADPSNAATFTVDDATVVATVVNLSGPQMPVTGMAGIAGGILAGGVLIAVSGVKLARAKKDSEDPE, from the coding sequence ATGTTCAGCCCCAAGTCCAAGATCGCCCGTGCCGCCTGCGTCGCGGGCCTGTCCCTGTCCCTCGTCGGCGGCGTCTGCGCCCCGGCCGTCCAGGCCCTCGCGGCCGAGGGCGACCACACCGTGACCGTCACCTCCGCCCAGACCCACACCTACAAGCTGATCAAGCTCTTCGACGGCACCTTCACCACCGACGCCGAGGGCAGGCTCCACATGGGCGACGCCAAGGTCTCCGACGAGGCCGTGGCTAAGGTCCTGCGCAACACGCTCAACACCTACGCCCACGACCCGAAGTGGGAGACCGCCACGGACCAGCAGCTCGCGGACGGCATCGCCTCCCTCTCCGAGGACGAGATGCAGGCGTTCGCCAACTCCGTCGCCGCCGGCAACGTCGGCGGGGAGAACTACACCCCGCTCGCCTCCTCCACGGGTTCCTACGTGGTGGGCACCGCGGCCGGCCAGTCCGGCACCGCGACCCTGACCGCCCCCTCCGACGGCTACTACCTGATCGTCTCCGACCCCAGCAGCGTGTGGGGCAAGGTGGGCGAGTCCGGCACCCAGGCCGTGCTGACCCCCGTCGCCGGCGACACCACCGTTGCCACCAAGACCGAGGTCCCCGTCCTCGTCAAGACCGTGGCCGACAACTTCGCCCACGACCCCGACGGCCGCGAGGACTGGGACAAGGAGTTCACCAAGGTCTCCGACTTCGACATCCACAACGCGGGCGACATCGCCAACGTCAAGGACGTCCGCTACAAGGTCGAGGTGTCCCTCCCCGACATCATGGGCGACATGGACTCCTACCCGGTCACCGTCCACAGCACCCTGGGCTCGGGGCTCAAGTTCGGCCCCAACGCCAAGGAGAGCTGGGTCAGCGCCACGCTCGTCAACGAGGACGGGTCCAAGACCGTCCCGATCCAGTTCTCGAGTGACAACATCAGCATCCTCAACGCCGTCGACGGGGTCGGCGACGAGATGGTCCTCGACTTCGGCGACGTGAGGAAGGTCCTCGCCGACGCCGGCGTCACCCCCTCCGAGATGGGCGGCTACCACATCGAGTACGTCTACAACGGCTCCCGCATCATCGACGGCGCCGAGGGCAACCTCGACGCCCTCCTCGGCTCCCGCACCTCCCTGGCCGACCCGCTCGTCAGCACCGCCTACGCCACCTACAAGCCCTACACCTACGGCTTCATGGGCGGGGAGACCAACAAGACCGCCGAGGACCAGGCCAAGCTCTACAGCTACAGCCTCAAGGTCGACAAGGTGGATGGGGACGCCGAGGCCCTGAAGGGCGCCAAGTTCACCCTGACCGAGGCCGACGGCACCGTCATCGGCAAGGACATCACCGCGGCCGACGACGGCACCTTCACCTTCACCGGCCTCGACTCGGGCGTGGAGTACACCCTGACCGAGACCACCGTCCCCGCCGGCCACAAGGCCATCGACCCGATCAAGTTCAAGATCGCCGCCACCGTCTCCGCCGAGGGTGACGAGATCACGGCCATCTCGGCCACCGAGACGGCCGACCCCTCCAACGCCGCCACCTTCACCGTCGACGACGCCACCGTGGTCGCCACCGTCGTCAACCTGTCCGGCCCCCAGATGCCCGTCACCGGTATGGCCGGCATCGCGGGCGGCATCCTGGCCGGCGGCGTGCTCATCGCCGTGTCCGGCGTCAAGCTCGCCCGCGCCAAGAAGGACTCCGAGGACCCCGAGTAG
- the nrdD gene encoding anaerobic ribonucleoside-triphosphate reductase produces MKIIKRDGTEQAFDRSKIEAAIRGANGDVAEADRISDLQVRITCDAVCAVVQNRFEMEGRVPEVEEVQDLIEDQFMLLNRFELARAFERYRHRRELARRANTTDDAVLSLLALANEEAKGENANKDPVLISTQRDYMAGEVSRDITRRILLPEEVSRAHDEGVIHFHDADYFAQNSYNCELVNLEDMLQNGTVISETRIEKPHSFSTACNIATQIIAQVASNTYGGQTLSLAHLSPFVEVSRRRIRERVRSELSDAGVRASDDQVASIVSERLADEVTRGVQTIQYQILTLLTTNGQTPFVSLNLDLGEVPEGPERDDLAMVVAEVLRQRIQGVQNEAGAWITPAFPKLLYVLDDHNVGEGAPYGWLTRLAAECTARRMVPDYISAKVMRREKGDVYPCMGCRSFLTPDRFSETTGDPSGALTASAHPRKYYGRFNQGVVTVNLPDVALSAAGDEGRFWEILDERLELCHRALRIRHEHLLGTPSDVAPILWQHGAIARLPRHAVIDPLLYGGYSTISLGYAGLHECCVAMFGRGHTDPAVTPFALAVMERLNDRCAQWKAAEDIDYSVYGTPLESTTYKFARCLRRRFGVVEGVTDHDYITNSYHVNVREQIDAFAKLAFESDFQRLSPGGAISYVEVPDMKGNVEAVMALISFIHDHIMYAELNTKSDYCQECGYDGEVAVVEEDGRLLWECPRCGNRDQSTLNVARRTCGYIGTQFWNQGRTEEIRDRVLHL; encoded by the coding sequence ATGAAGATCATCAAGCGAGACGGCACCGAGCAGGCCTTTGACCGTTCCAAGATAGAGGCCGCCATCCGCGGGGCCAACGGCGACGTGGCCGAGGCCGACCGCATCAGCGACCTTCAGGTCCGGATCACCTGCGACGCGGTGTGCGCCGTGGTGCAGAACCGCTTCGAGATGGAGGGGCGCGTCCCGGAGGTGGAGGAGGTCCAGGACCTCATCGAGGACCAGTTCATGCTCCTCAACCGCTTCGAGCTTGCCCGGGCCTTCGAGCGCTACCGCCACAGGCGCGAGCTCGCCCGCCGCGCCAACACCACCGACGACGCGGTCCTGTCGCTTCTGGCCCTGGCCAACGAGGAGGCCAAGGGGGAGAACGCCAACAAGGACCCCGTGCTCATCTCCACACAGCGCGACTACATGGCAGGGGAGGTCTCCCGCGACATCACGAGGCGTATCCTGCTCCCCGAGGAGGTCTCCAGGGCCCACGACGAGGGCGTCATCCACTTCCACGACGCCGATTACTTCGCTCAAAACTCATATAATTGCGAGCTTGTTAACCTCGAGGACATGCTGCAGAACGGCACCGTCATCTCCGAGACCCGCATCGAGAAGCCCCACTCCTTCTCCACGGCCTGCAACATCGCCACCCAGATCATCGCCCAGGTGGCCTCCAACACCTACGGGGGCCAGACCCTGTCTTTGGCCCACCTCTCGCCCTTCGTGGAGGTGTCGCGCCGCCGCATCCGCGAGAGGGTGCGCTCCGAGCTCTCCGACGCCGGCGTCCGCGCCTCCGACGACCAGGTGGCCTCCATCGTCTCCGAGCGCCTGGCCGACGAGGTGACCCGCGGCGTCCAGACCATCCAGTACCAGATCCTGACCCTGCTCACCACCAACGGCCAGACCCCCTTCGTCTCGCTCAACCTCGACCTCGGGGAGGTGCCCGAGGGGCCCGAGCGAGACGACCTGGCCATGGTCGTGGCCGAGGTGCTGCGCCAGCGCATCCAGGGGGTGCAGAACGAGGCGGGGGCCTGGATCACCCCGGCCTTCCCGAAGCTCCTCTACGTCCTCGACGACCACAACGTCGGCGAGGGCGCCCCCTACGGGTGGCTGACGAGGCTCGCCGCCGAGTGCACCGCGAGGCGCATGGTGCCCGACTACATCAGCGCCAAGGTCATGCGCCGGGAGAAGGGCGACGTGTACCCCTGCATGGGCTGCCGCTCCTTCCTCACCCCCGACCGCTTCAGCGAGACTACCGGGGACCCCTCCGGGGCACTCACGGCGTCTGCCCACCCCCGCAAGTATTACGGGCGCTTCAACCAGGGTGTGGTCACCGTCAACCTGCCCGACGTGGCCCTCTCCGCCGCGGGCGACGAGGGGCGCTTCTGGGAGATCCTCGACGAGCGCCTGGAGCTCTGCCACAGGGCCCTGCGCATCCGCCACGAGCACCTCCTGGGCACACCCTCCGACGTCGCCCCGATCCTCTGGCAGCACGGCGCCATCGCCCGCCTGCCACGCCACGCCGTCATCGACCCGCTGCTCTACGGGGGCTACTCCACGATCTCCCTGGGCTACGCCGGGCTCCACGAGTGCTGCGTGGCCATGTTCGGCCGCGGCCACACCGACCCCGCCGTCACGCCGTTCGCCCTGGCCGTCATGGAGCGCCTGAACGACAGGTGCGCCCAGTGGAAGGCCGCCGAGGACATCGACTACTCGGTCTACGGCACGCCCCTGGAGTCCACCACCTACAAGTTCGCCAGGTGCCTCAGACGCCGCTTCGGCGTCGTGGAAGGCGTCACCGACCACGATTACATCACCAACAGCTACCACGTGAACGTCAGGGAGCAGATCGACGCCTTCGCCAAGCTTGCCTTCGAGAGCGACTTCCAGCGCCTGTCCCCGGGAGGGGCCATCTCCTACGTGGAGGTGCCCGACATGAAGGGCAACGTCGAGGCCGTCATGGCCCTTATCTCCTTCATCCACGACCACATCATGTACGCCGAGCTCAACACCAAGAGTGACTACTGCCAGGAGTGCGGCTACGACGGCGAGGTGGCGGTCGTGGAGGAGGACGGCAGGCTCCTGTGGGAGTGCCCCCGCTGCGGCAACCGCGACCAGTCGACCCTGAACGTCGCGAGGCGCACCTGTGGCTACATCGGGACCCAGTTCTGGAACCAGGGCCGCACCGAGGAGATCCGCGACCGCGTCCTGCACCTTTGA
- a CDS encoding class C sortase → MARGSDKRRRLGRIMPVLGMALGLALMAYFPLVEAVDAARRADVAASMDLADREADCSADEALLANAEAYNARLAGKGADGVEVLPYGLQLSRDGHDTAFGYVKVPAIGLVMPMYRGTSDASLSAGAGHMEGTSLPVGGPSTHAVVTGHSGMEGMRAFDDLRRLEEGDVFGFKVLGRTVCYRVTSSEVVEPDDLSSLSIEPGADRATLVTCTPYGINSHRLLVHGERCEVPAGFDGSVGVVESMAHDTRVWVLLLAILVLLGVFAGRRVSKALRKGRGGGCEGRGGPMT, encoded by the coding sequence GTGGCTAGGGGATCCGACAAGCGCCGTCGCCTCGGCCGCATCATGCCCGTCCTGGGCATGGCGCTCGGCCTCGCCCTCATGGCCTACTTCCCCCTGGTCGAGGCCGTCGACGCCGCCCGCAGGGCCGACGTGGCCGCCTCCATGGACCTCGCCGACAGGGAGGCCGACTGCAGCGCCGACGAGGCCCTCCTCGCCAACGCCGAGGCCTACAACGCACGGCTGGCGGGGAAGGGCGCAGACGGCGTAGAGGTGCTCCCCTACGGGCTCCAGCTCTCCAGGGACGGCCACGACACGGCCTTCGGCTACGTCAAGGTCCCCGCGATCGGCCTCGTCATGCCGATGTACCGGGGCACCTCCGACGCGTCGCTGTCCGCCGGCGCCGGCCACATGGAGGGCACGTCCCTGCCCGTCGGCGGCCCCTCCACCCACGCCGTGGTCACCGGCCACTCCGGCATGGAGGGCATGCGCGCCTTCGACGACCTGCGCCGCCTCGAGGAAGGCGACGTCTTCGGCTTCAAGGTCCTCGGCCGCACGGTGTGCTACCGGGTCACCTCCTCGGAGGTGGTGGAGCCCGACGACCTCTCGAGCCTCTCCATCGAGCCCGGCGCCGACAGGGCGACCCTCGTCACCTGCACCCCCTACGGCATCAACTCCCACCGCCTTTTGGTCCATGGCGAGCGCTGCGAGGTCCCCGCGGGCTTCGACGGCTCCGTGGGCGTCGTGGAGTCCATGGCCCACGACACGCGCGTCTGGGTCCTGCTCCTGGCGATCCTCGTCCTCCTCGGCGTCTTCGCCGGGAGGAGGGTCTCGAAGGCGCTCCGCAAGGGGCGGGGCGGCGGCTGCGAGGGGAGGGGAGGGCCTATGACCTAG
- a CDS encoding single-stranded DNA-binding protein encodes MSVNRVIITGNLTRDGELAATQSGSSVLRLGVAVNDRWRNPQTDQWEDRPNYIDCVMFGNRAQSISRFLTKGTKVAVEGRLRWSQWVDRDTQKNRSKVEVVVDDIEFMGPRREASGGGAPGTPAPQAPQAPTFQTPPAPVPPQAPAGPAFQVPPAPPVVPPGAPQGVYDDVVPF; translated from the coding sequence ATGAGCGTCAACCGAGTCATCATCACCGGCAACCTCACCCGTGACGGCGAGCTCGCCGCCACCCAGTCGGGCTCCAGCGTCCTGCGCCTGGGCGTGGCGGTCAACGACCGCTGGCGCAACCCCCAGACCGACCAGTGGGAGGACCGCCCCAACTACATCGATTGCGTCATGTTCGGCAACCGCGCCCAGTCCATCTCCCGTTTCCTCACCAAGGGGACCAAGGTCGCCGTCGAGGGGCGCCTGCGCTGGAGCCAGTGGGTCGACCGCGACACCCAGAAGAACCGCTCCAAGGTGGAGGTCGTCGTGGACGACATCGAGTTCATGGGCCCCCGCCGCGAGGCCTCCGGCGGCGGTGCCCCCGGCACCCCCGCCCCGCAGGCCCCTCAGGCCCCGACCTTCCAGACCCCTCCGGCCCCGGTGCCCCCGCAAGCCCCCGCGGGACCTGCCTTCCAGGTGCCCCCGGCGCCCCCGGTGGTGCCCCCCGGGGCGCCCCAGGGGGTCTACGACGACGTGGTGCCCTTCTGA
- a CDS encoding isopeptide-forming domain-containing fimbrial protein, with protein MAARPRTRHLLVGLLLLVATAIGCPAVSSAATAEKVVVPTVVKTVDREYATAGEAVRFSVCVTAPSNLDAFERYPLTLLDQPDAGLAIDVSSVQVSVSGKQVESGFEVVGSDGSVTVLIDDVKAFGVESNGEISISYSAVGERPGSYENCVCAFYPENPEDVATSRTKESAVSVDFADPEMPKTKSLSAIRLGNILKTGDDDITWAPAVSSVALTALLVALFAKFASKGRRG; from the coding sequence ATGGCGGCCCGTCCTCGCACCAGGCACCTTCTCGTCGGTCTCCTCCTTCTCGTCGCGACGGCGATCGGCTGTCCTGCGGTCTCGTCCGCTGCGACTGCGGAGAAGGTCGTCGTTCCGACCGTCGTGAAAACTGTGGACCGAGAGTACGCCACCGCCGGTGAGGCCGTCCGTTTCTCCGTGTGCGTGACCGCACCTAGCAATCTCGATGCCTTTGAGCGCTACCCGTTGACTCTCTTGGACCAACCTGATGCAGGCTTGGCGATCGATGTCTCCTCGGTCCAGGTCTCGGTGTCCGGCAAGCAGGTCGAGAGCGGATTCGAGGTCGTCGGAAGCGACGGGTCCGTGACGGTTCTCATCGACGACGTCAAGGCGTTCGGAGTCGAGTCAAACGGTGAGATCTCCATCTCGTATTCGGCGGTGGGGGAGAGGCCCGGGTCTTATGAGAACTGCGTATGCGCCTTCTATCCCGAGAATCCCGAAGACGTTGCGACATCGAGGACCAAGGAGAGCGCGGTCTCGGTCGATTTCGCTGACCCCGAGATGCCCAAGACCAAGAGTCTTAGTGCGATCAGGCTCGGCAACATTCTCAAGACCGGTGACGACGACATCACTTGGGCCCCGGCCGTCTCGTCGGTCGCTCTGACCGCGCTCCTTGTCGCCCTCTTCGCCAAGTTCGCCTCCAAGGGTCGCCGTGGCTAG
- a CDS encoding ParM/StbA family protein: protein MATSKKQGNTYSVTAGLDIGNGYTKGRVDVGGTVYPVDIPSAMAYTSAARLAQPVSEESLSDLANSLDATVLSPAIPSVDRGRVLFGKRAITSKWDEIQFQIDSPVPKSRESLSVMLILDAIVSQVIAVAGFKGTLPTDIEVDAKLALALPIDDYLGHHTEYRESLMREPHRVIVHNFGTDVEVKTTFSDVVVVAEGVAALAALKNRGEDFLDKVVSFERASGATFDAAYTGEALAAAQNIVGIDIGEGTTNFAVFTNGTIDTDNSKSINRGFGTILDEVLDLLRQTDSGIPADSRGALEKILLSEPTLPKQQRIKARVEKELQKVIPTFVNRVTKTFSNVWRSVGAQVEVVYIYGGGASFVRDALVPRISQATESDGMETPVICLDSSYSRVLNADGLFRAAKNL from the coding sequence TTGGCGACCAGTAAGAAGCAGGGAAACACCTATTCCGTGACCGCCGGCCTCGACATCGGCAACGGCTATACCAAGGGCCGCGTCGACGTCGGCGGCACCGTCTACCCCGTGGACATCCCGAGTGCGATGGCCTACACCTCGGCCGCGCGCCTCGCTCAGCCGGTCTCCGAGGAGTCCCTCAGCGACCTTGCGAACTCCCTGGATGCGACGGTCCTTTCCCCGGCCATCCCCTCCGTCGACCGGGGCCGGGTCCTGTTCGGCAAGCGTGCCATCACGAGCAAGTGGGACGAGATCCAGTTCCAAATCGACAGCCCCGTACCCAAGAGCCGCGAGTCCCTCTCGGTGATGCTCATCCTCGACGCGATCGTCAGCCAGGTCATCGCCGTCGCCGGCTTCAAGGGAACGCTTCCGACCGACATCGAGGTCGACGCCAAGCTGGCCCTCGCCCTGCCCATCGACGACTACCTCGGGCACCACACCGAGTACCGCGAGTCGCTGATGCGTGAGCCCCACCGCGTCATCGTCCATAACTTCGGCACCGACGTGGAGGTAAAGACCACCTTCTCCGACGTGGTCGTCGTCGCGGAGGGCGTGGCGGCCCTCGCGGCGCTGAAGAACCGTGGCGAGGACTTCCTGGACAAGGTCGTCTCGTTCGAGAGGGCCTCTGGGGCCACGTTCGACGCGGCCTACACGGGGGAGGCCCTCGCCGCGGCACAGAACATCGTCGGTATCGACATCGGCGAGGGGACGACCAACTTCGCCGTCTTCACCAACGGAACCATCGACACGGACAACTCCAAATCCATCAACCGAGGGTTCGGAACGATCCTCGACGAGGTCCTCGACCTGCTTCGTCAGACGGACAGCGGTATTCCCGCAGATTCCCGCGGCGCGCTAGAGAAGATCCTTCTCAGCGAGCCCACGCTCCCGAAGCAGCAGAGAATCAAGGCCCGCGTGGAGAAAGAGCTTCAAAAGGTGATCCCGACCTTCGTCAACCGGGTCACCAAGACCTTCTCCAACGTCTGGCGCAGCGTCGGTGCCCAGGTGGAGGTGGTCTACATCTACGGCGGGGGAGCGAGCTTCGTCCGGGACGCCTTGGTCCCGAGGATCTCCCAGGCGACCGAGTCCGACGGGATGGAGACCCCGGTCATCTGCCTCGACTCCTCCTACTCACGCGTCCTGAACGCGGACGGCCTCTTCCGAGCCGCAAAGAACCTCTAG